A genome region from Nocardioides cynanchi includes the following:
- a CDS encoding protein kinase domain-containing protein gives MADQGASYADAAERYRLDRRIATGGMGEVWYATDTVLDRAVAVKLLKQEHADDAVFRSRFEVEARHAAALRHPGVAQVFDFGAGDEQHAPFLVMEYVDGQPLSALLRSGEPMDPAAAGALLAGAADAIGAAHAQGIVHRDVKPGNLLVTPDHRVKITDFGIARAADGLALTRTGEVMGTPQYLSPEQAEGKPASPASDVYSLGAVAFECLVGRRPFVAESAIATALAHLREPVPELPDTVPPALADVVRRALAKDPDDRYADGTALATAIRSALVPLDGAADPAPTRVLTAAVPVPAPTPVGDDHGWRDRAARVPAPLWAVAGVFVLLVVVAGAANLAGGGGSTPTKPGPTGHTTSRSSTPSSTTTSATQQTQATHTPPTHAPKPPNDHGPKHGHKGKGHK, from the coding sequence ATGGCTGACCAGGGCGCGTCGTACGCCGACGCCGCGGAGCGCTACCGCCTCGACCGCCGGATCGCGACCGGCGGGATGGGCGAGGTCTGGTACGCCACCGACACGGTCCTGGACCGCGCGGTCGCCGTGAAGCTGCTCAAGCAGGAGCACGCCGACGACGCCGTGTTCCGCTCGCGCTTCGAGGTGGAGGCACGGCATGCCGCCGCCCTGCGGCACCCCGGGGTCGCCCAGGTCTTCGACTTCGGCGCGGGAGACGAGCAGCACGCGCCGTTCCTGGTGATGGAGTACGTCGACGGGCAGCCGCTCTCGGCGCTGCTCCGCTCCGGCGAGCCGATGGACCCGGCTGCGGCCGGCGCCCTGCTGGCCGGTGCCGCCGACGCGATCGGGGCCGCCCACGCGCAGGGGATCGTGCACCGCGACGTGAAGCCGGGCAACCTCCTGGTCACCCCCGACCACCGGGTCAAGATCACCGACTTCGGCATCGCCCGGGCCGCCGACGGCCTGGCACTGACCCGCACCGGCGAGGTGATGGGCACTCCGCAGTACCTCTCCCCGGAGCAGGCCGAGGGCAAGCCCGCCAGCCCGGCCTCCGACGTCTACTCGCTCGGCGCGGTCGCGTTCGAGTGTCTGGTCGGGCGGCGTCCGTTCGTGGCGGAGTCCGCGATCGCCACGGCCCTGGCCCACCTCCGCGAGCCGGTGCCGGAGCTTCCCGACACCGTCCCCCCGGCCCTGGCCGACGTCGTACGCCGTGCCCTGGCGAAGGATCCCGACGACCGGTACGCCGACGGCACCGCCCTCGCCACCGCGATCCGCTCCGCCCTCGTGCCGCTCGACGGGGCCGCCGACCCGGCGCCGACGCGGGTGCTCACTGCAGCAGTGCCCGTGCCCGCACCGACCCCGGTCGGGGACGACCACGGGTGGCGCGACCGCGCGGCCCGGGTGCCGGCTCCGCTGTGGGCGGTGGCCGGGGTCTTCGTCCTGCTCGTCGTCGTCGCCGGGGCAGCGAACCTTGCCGGCGGGGGCGGCTCGACGCCGACCAAGCCCGGCCCCACCGGCCACACCACCTCCCGTTCGAGCACCCCGTCGAGCACCACGACCTCGGCCACGCAGCAGACTCAGGCGACGCACACGCCCCCGACGCACGCTCCCAAGCCACCCAACGACCACGGTCCCAAGCACGGCCACAAGGGGAAGGGCCACAAGTGA
- a CDS encoding FtsW/RodA/SpoVE family cell cycle protein encodes MSQSAIGRPGQAVAQFVHRRRRGAELFLLVLALVVGVGAYAAVGLGVKGTVPPDIVSYGGWLAVLIVIAHVVVRLVAPYADPILLPIVAALNGLGLAVIHRLDLALNQHYARQQLIWMTLGVALFVATLLVIRDHRVLQRFTYTSGLAAILLLLLPMAPVIGTSVNGARIWIHLGPLSFQPGEVAKVLLVITFAGYLVLHRDALALAGRRVAMVDLPRGRDLGPILAMWVVSLGILVFQHDLGSSLLFFGLFLIMLYVATERAGWLVVGAVLFAAGSYATYLFIGHVRERIDLWSNVWAHYGQGTDDRGRQTVETMFGMAWGGLLGRGLGQGSPWRISFAWSDFIFGSIGEELGLTGSIAVILLYGLIVERAFRAALISRDDIGKLLATGLGGAVALQVFVVIAGVTHLIPLTGLTTPFLSYGGSSLIANWVIVALLLRISDSARRPPPDLWQPDDNDMETTQVVKL; translated from the coding sequence ATGAGCCAGTCGGCGATCGGTCGGCCCGGCCAGGCCGTGGCCCAGTTCGTGCACCGTCGGCGGCGCGGAGCCGAGCTCTTTCTGCTCGTGCTCGCCCTCGTGGTCGGCGTCGGCGCTTACGCCGCGGTCGGCCTCGGGGTGAAGGGCACCGTCCCACCCGACATCGTCTCGTACGGCGGCTGGCTGGCCGTCCTGATCGTGATCGCGCACGTGGTGGTGCGGCTCGTCGCGCCGTACGCCGACCCGATCCTGCTGCCGATCGTGGCCGCCCTCAACGGCCTCGGCCTGGCCGTCATCCATCGTCTCGACCTGGCGCTCAACCAGCACTACGCGCGCCAGCAGCTGATCTGGATGACGCTGGGCGTCGCCCTGTTCGTGGCCACCCTGCTGGTGATCCGCGACCACCGGGTCCTCCAGCGCTTCACCTACACCAGCGGTCTCGCGGCGATCCTGCTGCTGCTGCTGCCGATGGCGCCGGTGATCGGCACCAGCGTGAACGGCGCCCGGATCTGGATCCACCTGGGGCCGTTGAGCTTCCAGCCCGGCGAGGTCGCCAAGGTGCTGCTGGTGATCACCTTCGCCGGCTACCTCGTGCTGCACCGCGACGCCCTGGCCCTGGCCGGTCGCCGGGTGGCGATGGTCGACCTGCCCCGCGGCCGAGACCTCGGCCCGATCCTGGCGATGTGGGTGGTCAGCCTCGGCATCCTGGTCTTCCAGCACGACCTGGGCTCGAGCCTGCTGTTCTTCGGGCTCTTCCTGATCATGCTGTACGTCGCCACCGAGCGGGCCGGCTGGCTCGTCGTCGGCGCCGTCCTGTTCGCGGCCGGCTCCTACGCGACATACCTCTTCATCGGCCACGTCCGTGAGCGCATCGACCTGTGGTCCAACGTCTGGGCCCACTACGGCCAGGGCACCGACGACCGCGGCCGGCAGACCGTCGAGACGATGTTCGGGATGGCCTGGGGCGGGCTGCTCGGGCGTGGCCTCGGCCAGGGCTCCCCCTGGCGGATCTCCTTCGCCTGGAGCGACTTCATCTTCGGCTCCATCGGCGAGGAGCTCGGCCTGACCGGCTCGATCGCGGTGATCCTGCTCTACGGGCTGATCGTCGAGCGGGCCTTCCGGGCCGCGCTGATCAGCCGCGACGACATCGGCAAGCTGCTGGCCACCGGGCTCGGCGGCGCGGTGGCGCTCCAGGTGTTCGTGGTGATCGCCGGGGTCACCCACCTGATCCCGCTGACCGGGCTGACCACGCCGTTCCTGTCGTACGGCGGGTCGTCCCTGATCGCGAACTGGGTGATCGTGGCGCTCCTGCTCCGGATCTCCGACTCCGCCCGCCGACCACCACCCGACCTGTGGCAGCCCGACGACAACGACATGGAGACCACCCAGGTGGTCAAGCTATGA
- the pknB gene encoding Stk1 family PASTA domain-containing Ser/Thr kinase: MTPENTDGQPLVGGRYALGELLGRGGMAEVRKGTDTRLGRTVAVKRLRTDLASDVTFQARFRREAQSSASLNHPSIVAVYDTGEEPATDGSGVSQPYIVMEFVAGRTLRDILREGRKILPERALEITSGVLSALDYSHRAGIIHRDIKPGNVMLTPSGDVKVMDFGIARAISDASNTMTQTAAVVGTAQYLSPEQARGEPVDSRSDVYSAGCLLYELLTGRPPFIGDSPVAVAYQHVREPAMPPSDHDDELPPEVDAIVMKSLAKRVEDRYQSAAAMRSDIERYLAGHPVHVLPPPPPPVESPMTATTRTTVVPPVPVPVPLPVEEDVEDDRGSRPGLLIFLALLLLVVLGLAAYFLPKMFESPNNQVQVPRVIGMSIAKARTTIGDAKLAVPQPSYQHSATVPKNRVISQDPAPGGYVDQGSDVNLTVSLGAQSTQVPYLIGQTQAQADAALTAAHLKGVFKQVKSDQPQGTVISTDPAAGSPLPRGASVNVSISRGPSKIPDVVGLLQADAEQKLRAAGFVPSVKPDDTSTEPQGTVTQQVPDAHQTAAQGSTVYIFVSSGPSQPTSPPTTPPTSPPTSVPTSPTTSPSAKPSRPGGGPT; encoded by the coding sequence GTGACTCCCGAGAACACCGACGGACAGCCGCTGGTCGGCGGGCGCTACGCGCTCGGCGAGCTGCTCGGGCGCGGCGGCATGGCGGAGGTCCGTAAGGGCACCGACACCCGGCTCGGGCGGACGGTGGCGGTCAAGCGACTCCGCACCGACCTGGCCAGCGACGTCACCTTCCAGGCCAGGTTCCGCCGCGAGGCGCAGAGCTCCGCCTCGCTCAACCACCCGTCGATCGTCGCCGTGTACGACACCGGCGAGGAGCCGGCCACCGACGGCTCCGGGGTCTCCCAGCCCTACATCGTGATGGAGTTCGTGGCCGGCCGGACCCTGCGCGACATCCTGCGTGAGGGTCGCAAGATCCTGCCCGAGCGGGCCCTGGAGATCACCAGCGGTGTGCTGTCGGCCCTGGACTACAGCCACCGCGCCGGGATCATCCACCGCGACATCAAGCCCGGCAACGTGATGCTCACGCCCTCCGGAGACGTGAAGGTGATGGACTTCGGCATCGCCCGGGCGATCTCCGACGCCTCCAACACGATGACCCAGACGGCCGCGGTCGTCGGTACGGCGCAGTACCTCTCCCCCGAGCAGGCGCGCGGCGAGCCGGTCGACTCTCGCTCCGACGTCTACTCCGCCGGCTGCCTGCTCTACGAGCTGCTCACCGGCCGCCCGCCGTTCATCGGCGACTCCCCGGTGGCGGTGGCCTACCAGCACGTCCGCGAGCCGGCGATGCCGCCGTCCGACCACGACGACGAGCTGCCGCCCGAGGTCGACGCGATCGTGATGAAGTCGCTGGCCAAGCGGGTCGAGGACCGCTACCAGAGCGCCGCGGCGATGCGCAGCGACATCGAGCGCTATCTCGCCGGGCATCCGGTCCACGTGCTGCCGCCACCGCCGCCGCCGGTGGAGTCGCCGATGACCGCGACCACGCGCACCACGGTGGTCCCGCCGGTCCCGGTGCCGGTCCCCCTCCCGGTGGAGGAGGACGTCGAGGACGACCGGGGCAGCCGACCCGGCCTGCTGATCTTCCTGGCGCTGCTGCTGCTGGTGGTGCTCGGGCTGGCGGCGTACTTCCTGCCCAAGATGTTCGAGAGCCCGAACAACCAGGTGCAGGTGCCGCGGGTGATCGGGATGAGCATCGCCAAGGCCCGGACCACGATCGGCGACGCGAAGCTCGCCGTGCCGCAACCGAGCTACCAGCACAGCGCGACGGTGCCGAAGAACCGCGTGATCAGCCAGGACCCCGCCCCGGGCGGCTACGTCGACCAGGGCAGCGACGTCAACCTGACGGTCTCGCTCGGCGCGCAGTCGACCCAGGTGCCCTACCTGATCGGCCAGACCCAGGCGCAGGCCGACGCGGCGCTGACGGCGGCGCACCTCAAGGGCGTCTTCAAGCAGGTCAAGTCCGACCAGCCTCAGGGGACGGTGATCTCGACCGACCCGGCCGCCGGCTCGCCGCTGCCCCGGGGGGCGAGCGTCAACGTCTCGATCTCACGAGGACCCTCGAAGATCCCCGACGTGGTGGGCCTGCTGCAGGCCGACGCGGAGCAGAAGCTGCGCGCTGCCGGCTTCGTCCCCTCGGTCAAGCCCGACGACACCTCGACCGAGCCGCAGGGCACGGTCACCCAGCAGGTCCCGGACGCGCACCAGACGGCTGCCCAGGGCTCGACGGTCTACATCTTCGTCTCGTCGGGTCCGAGCCAGCCGACGTCCCCGCCGACCACCCCACCCACGAGCCCGCCGACCAGTGTCCCGACCAGCCCGACCACCTCGCCGTCCGCGAAGCCGTCGCGGCCGGGTGGTGGCCCGACGTGA
- a CDS encoding peptidoglycan D,D-transpeptidase FtsI family protein produces the protein MNKPIRTVAIFCLLLFLALALNATYLQYYHASALNDRAGNGRVATATFSRERGAILVGGQPIAQSIPSNDQYKYQRVYKQPFMYAPVTGWYTFGNQTGIEQQDNNFLSGEDDRLFVNRLVDLVNGNASKGGNVVLTINPAAQKAAFDGLKALGPGIEGSVVAMDPSTGKILAMVSLPTYNPNKLASHDFKAANAYATQLSKAPGDPLLNRAVQTTLAPGSTFKVVTASAAIQSGSYTSSSLVPGGPSYRLPGSTNVVHNEIPNCGTGKIPFIQAMEFSCNTSFAPLAVEVGASGMHSTAEGFGFNQSYLQDFPGQAVSQYPAGMDDAQTALSGFGQSSVTATPLQMAMVSAAIGNHGVVMRPYITDELQSPSQEPIVPGHSEELSQAVSRTTASEVTKLMVAVVQHGTAIPAAIPGVVVAAKTGTAQSGQFHNGVEDPPYAWFTSFAPASTSPDGPAAKVAVAVMIQHINRPTSEIAGGTLGGPIAKAVMEAVLRSHG, from the coding sequence ATGAACAAGCCGATCCGCACGGTCGCGATCTTCTGCCTGCTGCTGTTCCTCGCGCTGGCCCTCAACGCGACCTATCTGCAGTACTACCACGCCAGCGCGCTCAACGACCGGGCCGGCAACGGGCGGGTGGCCACCGCGACCTTCAGCCGGGAGCGCGGAGCGATCCTGGTCGGCGGCCAGCCGATCGCGCAGAGCATCCCGAGCAACGACCAGTACAAGTACCAGCGCGTCTACAAGCAGCCGTTCATGTACGCGCCGGTCACCGGCTGGTACACCTTCGGGAACCAGACCGGCATCGAGCAGCAGGACAACAACTTCCTCTCCGGTGAGGACGACCGGCTCTTCGTGAACCGCCTCGTCGACCTCGTCAACGGCAACGCCAGCAAGGGCGGCAACGTCGTGCTGACGATCAACCCGGCCGCGCAGAAGGCCGCGTTCGACGGCCTGAAGGCGCTCGGGCCGGGGATCGAGGGCTCGGTGGTCGCGATGGACCCCAGCACCGGCAAGATCCTGGCGATGGTCTCGCTGCCGACCTACAACCCCAACAAGCTGGCGAGCCACGACTTCAAGGCGGCCAACGCCTACGCCACCCAGCTGTCGAAGGCGCCCGGCGACCCGCTCCTCAACCGCGCGGTGCAGACCACGCTCGCCCCCGGGTCGACGTTCAAGGTCGTGACCGCGTCGGCGGCGATCCAGAGCGGGAGCTACACCTCCAGCTCCCTGGTGCCCGGCGGCCCCAGCTACCGGCTGCCCGGCTCGACCAACGTCGTGCACAACGAGATCCCCAACTGCGGCACCGGCAAGATCCCCTTCATCCAGGCTATGGAGTTCTCCTGCAACACCAGCTTCGCACCGCTCGCGGTCGAGGTCGGCGCGAGCGGCATGCACAGCACCGCCGAGGGCTTCGGCTTCAACCAGAGCTACCTCCAGGACTTCCCCGGCCAGGCGGTCTCGCAGTACCCCGCCGGGATGGACGACGCCCAGACCGCCCTGTCCGGCTTCGGCCAGAGCTCGGTGACCGCCACCCCGCTCCAGATGGCGATGGTGTCGGCGGCGATCGGCAACCACGGGGTCGTGATGCGGCCCTACATCACCGACGAGCTCCAGTCCCCGTCGCAGGAGCCGATCGTGCCGGGTCACTCCGAGGAGCTCAGCCAGGCCGTGTCGCGGACCACCGCCAGCGAGGTGACCAAGCTGATGGTGGCCGTGGTGCAGCACGGCACGGCGATCCCGGCGGCGATCCCCGGTGTGGTGGTCGCGGCCAAGACCGGCACCGCGCAGAGCGGCCAGTTCCACAACGGCGTCGAGGACCCGCCGTACGCCTGGTTCACGTCGTTCGCGCCGGCCTCGACCTCGCCGGACGGTCCCGCCGCGAAGGTGGCGGTGGCGGTGATGATCCAGCACATCAACCGCCCGACCAGCGAGATCGCCGGTGGCACCCTCGGCGGCCCGATCGCGAAGGCGGTCATGGAGGCGGTGCTGAGGTCCCATGGCTGA